The Penicillium psychrofluorescens genome assembly, chromosome: 2 nucleotide sequence CTCGAGGAATCGGTTGGCCTGGCTCAACCAGATGGACGACGGTCCACCCCCGGTCTTGCGCATGCTTGCAATTCAAGTGAGAGTCGTCTGTATGACATTAGCATCCGGCTGCTGGCTTGTGGTGTCCAGGAAATGAAAGTACATACCAACAAAGAAACATGACTCCGTGCTAGGAGcaccggcctccttctccgccttcGCATACATATCCTGGCTCGGTTTGCAGACCAGCGGCAGTTGCCCATAGTCACAGAAAGTGATACCCTCAAAGAATTCCTCGACGTCTAGTAGCTTCACCACCCGTTTCGCATGGTTGATGTAGGCATTCGTGAGCAACCACGGCTTCACTTTGCTGGTGTCTAGGCTCTGCAGCAGCCTGTGCAGGTTGGGATCCGGTTTCAAGATTTCATCGAGGGGCAGGGCGTCGTCGACCTCGTGGTTGAACTGAAGCGGGTCGATCGTGTGGTGGCGAGCGAGGCCCTCAATGGCGAGTCCATATTCCTTGTAGTACTTCTGGTGAAGCATATGCGCATCGTCTTTGTTGAGGGTAAGGTGTTTGACGAAGAATTTGTCTAGACAAATTAGAAGATCGGTTAGCATCGCATCCCGGACATGATCGAGGCTCGGAGGACTGACTGATGAGTGTCTGCATCTCATCGTGGACATTGCATGCTGGAGAGTTGAGTCAGTCTTGGGTCGTGTGGCAGTTGAGGATTGGTTTCCAACATTTTGAATACAACTGTAAGCCCAGCTGTTGGTTAGCGACGGCTGTAGTTCATCATGCTCGAATCGGTTGACGTACACAGTTGTCGATGTCAAAGAAGAACACCGGGCGGGCGTCAATGGCGGCCATACTGAAGGAATGGGCTCGCGGGAGCGAGGCGAAACGGGGACGAGAGAAGCGTAGGAGGGAAGACAGCATGAATCGCTCGTTCACAACTCCCGATGGCCCGGCAGTTAGTTAGGAGTCATCGCGCATTCCACCCACGGGACTGAGGGCCGCGGATGATCATTGGCTGAGCTGCATTTTCCCGTGACTGGGCGGACTAGTCAACTTTCGGACTAGCGCCCGGACAAATAATCTTTCCCTTGCGCATCACCTTGCAAcgtccttcctttctttctttcgttTGTTCGCGCCAGTGGCTTCGGGAAGAGACACGGGACATATGAGGCTAAAGCCCCTCATTGATCACCGTCCCTGAAGCTTCTGCATTCAAGATCCCTCTCCCTTaggccatggctgcagctCATGGGTCAGCTACTCACCTTGCAGCAGGACCGATGGCTCCCTCCGCGCCGGTGACGGCAGACGAGGTGCAGGAATATGAGAGAATTCTCAAGATCAGCGATGACATTTTCTGGGGACTACATCCTCGTCTCAAAGTGCCCCAGCAGTTTGTGCGAAAATCAACCACTCGCAATGGTCAACCAGCTCCCGTGGCCCAGACACAGCCAGCAAAAACCAAGCCCAAAACAACTCCCAAGAAAACCCCTGCCTCTCAACCTCCTGCGGCCGCCACTCCTCCCCCACCCCGCGTTGCCCCCAAACCTGCCTCGGAGATCAACCCTATCTTCTTGACCAAGTCAGACGACCTCGTCAGAGCGGAGTTACAGCTACAACGGCAACGGGTGGAGAGAGCGCTGCGGGACCAAGTGGAGCAAAAGaagcaagaaacaaaacaaaaactTTTGCTGCAGGACACAAACCCAGGATTTGATGTCGAAGAGGTCTTGAACAGAGCACTTGAGCTCGTGAAGCCCCTCTCCCTGAGTGATCCCTCGGAGGCTACTGGCCCCGGTGACGACGACAACTCGTTTTATTCCAGTAGAGCTCCTGACTCTCCGCCCCAGATTGGTGACCACCAAAGGCCATCTCCGGTGGCTCGGGGTCTGGGCCACAAATCAGATGAGTTGCAACGACTGGAAGCTCTCAACCCACCTGGATCTGATCAGGAAATGCATGATGCTTACCCTGTGGCTGACCAGCGTTCACTGAATGttcagaagcagcagccgcgaCATGGCCATGCCGGGTTGCAGCAACCGGTCGAGCCTCTGGAGGAGCCCGAGTATTCTCCGCCTGCGCCAACGGTGCCCCCAGTGGACTATCAAGATGACCAACGCGGTGCCAGGGGGCGACGACGTGTCTCTGACGGCAGATTTCCCGTTTACAGCCAGGAAATGCGCAGACCTCCTTCCCCTGCAAATGGCATTAGAGTGGTTCAGAACCATATAACTTCCCCTGCAGCTCCGCGACCATCGCGAGTGTCGCCTCTAGCCACAAAGAAAGCCCCGGCCGTCCAACAACTTCGTGATGAGCGTACTGGATACCGATCAGACCAGGTGTATTCTGACCCAGATTCTGCCCGTGGCAGCCCTACTGCACCCGCCCCGAATGTGATCTCTAGAAAACGGAGAAGACTTGACGGTGGATCTGGCCACGCGTCGGTTGCAGCCCCTACAGAAATCTACATCAAACAAGAGCCAGTGTCTCCGCCGCCATTTGCTGATGATCCCGAAGTTCTTCGCGGTCGACAGCGTCAAGAGCAGCCTGTGTACATTGACAGTGTGTCGCCACGGTACACCCCAGTGGCTGAAAGGCGCGAGCCGGTTTACGAAACTCAAGGGTACCACGAGCCCGCATTGGAGCCAGGGCCATCACGGACAAGTTCTCGGCTCAGCACCAGACGGCCAGTTCGTGACGACGGGGATCTTCGCCGCGTCGCAAACATTCAATACGCTAGGCAGTCAGACTATCCTCGCGAGCATATTGATGTCCATCCTTCTGTGGCCCGATCCGCATCCTATACGGTGGTTGACCGGCCGAGATATTACGAGGAAGCCCCTCCTTCCTACAGCCGCCGCTACGTTGCTGTCGATGAACCGCCAACAACATATCAGGAGCCATATTACGAGGAGGTCCCATCCGCACGAACAATGGCCCCCCCACCGCGACGGATCGTGGTCGACGAGCATGGCACTCAGTATATCGAGATGGTGCCGGCCCAGAGGACACAGCCCATGGCCCCGCCACCTCGTCCAATGTCTCAGGTATCGAGAAGCGAAGTGTACGAGGATCGCGCTCCTCTCCGTTCTGCCAGCATGCGCGCCCCATCTGTTGTGCAAGATGCCTATGGCGAGCACCGG carries:
- a CDS encoding uncharacterized protein (ID:PFLUO_002377-T1.cds;~source:funannotate), which produces MAAIDARPVFFFDIDNCLGLQLYSKSCNVHDEMQTLINKFFVKHLTLNKDDAHMLHQKYYKEYGLAIEGLARHHTIDPLQFNHEVDDALPLDEILKPDPNLHRLLQSLDTSKVKPWLLTNAYINHAKRVVKLLDVEEFFEGITFCDYGQLPLVCKPSQDMYAKAEKEAGAPSTESCFFVDDSHLNCKHAQDRGWTVVHLVEPGQPIPRVPASRYLVSSLEELRTHFPHVFKPQVEEA
- a CDS encoding uncharacterized protein (ID:PFLUO_002378-T1.cds;~source:funannotate), whose protein sequence is MAAAHGSATHLAAGPMAPSAPVTADEVQEYERILKISDDIFWGLHPRLKVPQQFVRKSTTRNGQPAPVAQTQPAKTKPKTTPKKTPASQPPAAATPPPPRVAPKPASEINPIFLTKSDDLVRAELQLQRQRVERALRDQVEQKKQETKQKLLLQDTNPGFDVEEVLNRALELVKPLSLSDPSEATGPGDDDNSFYSSRAPDSPPQIGDHQRPSPVARGLGHKSDELQRLEALNPPGSDQEMHDAYPVADQRSLNVQKQQPRHGHAGLQQPVEPLEEPEYSPPAPTVPPVDYQDDQRGARGRRRVSDGRFPVYSQEMRRPPSPANGIRVVQNHITSPAAPRPSRVSPLATKKAPAVQQLRDERTGYRSDQVYSDPDSARGSPTAPAPNVISRKRRRLDGGSGHASVAAPTEIYIKQEPVSPPPFADDPEVLRGRQRQEQPVYIDSVSPRYTPVAERREPVYETQGYHEPALEPGPSRTSSRLSTRRPVRDDGDLRRVANIQYARQSDYPREHIDVHPSVARSASYTVVDRPRYYEEAPPSYSRRYVAVDEPPTTYQEPYYEEVPSARTMAPPPRRIVVDEHGTQYIEMVPAQRTQPMAPPPRPMSQVSRSEVYEDRAPLRSASMRAPSVVQDAYGEHRYVQEMPPPQPVYRRVVSDYARPTTSDRRIYAAPPDGHETTYSRPGSVQVAEYAPRQPAYYEEYNPPPPERIIRTTSVRPQPTRYDEPQEVVQRAGSVRPTGQGRETSIYVEDRRAVGYRAEEPPVGEYWNRPVYVPAPRPVRERRYYEGEDGRHIASDGASDLVQRGSQRY